The stretch of DNA TACCAATATTCGCAGGCGCATTCAGACTCGCAACACCATAAAAAGCCTGCTGAACAAACCAAAAACCGAGGAAGAAAACAGCAGGAACGCGAATCGTGGTGAAGAAAATCCCCAGAGGAATTAATGTTAGCACTTGTATATTAGGGAATCTGAGAATGTAGGCACCTAAGACACCCGCGATCGCGCCACTGGCCCCCAAGGAAGGAATGCCAGAGTTCATTGAAAAATACCACTGAGTTAAAGCTGCTAGAATCCCGCAAGTCAGGTAAAAAATTAAGTACCTAACGTGACCCAGCTTGTCTTCAACGTTATTGCCAAAAATCCAGAGGAACAGCATATTACCGGCAAGGTGTAAAAACCCGCCGTGCAAGAATTGCGATGTCACCAGTGTCAGCCACTCCGGTACCGGCTGATTCACGGGTATGCCACTAAAGCTAGCAGATAACTCTCTAGGAACCACAGCGGCAAGGCGAAAAAAACCTTCCAGCTGTTGTGGAGCCAAAGTCAACTCATATATAAAAGCCAAAATATTCGCAGCAATCAGTCCATAAGTGACATACGGAGTGAGGCGTGTAGGATTATCATCACGTAAAGGAACCACAGGCGTCTTTCCTAACTATCCAAGCAAAAGCTGGAAACAACATAACTTAATTTCTTCCTAGCTGTCTTTTCACCTCTGGATAGAGATCCCGTATGAGACGCTCTCGGTGAGAAGGTAGAGGCAATAAATAAACCCCTCTAGGGACATTAGAGGGGTTTAATCATGGTGCATGAAGAAATTATTGTCAGACTACCAGCCCTGTGCAGCCTTTTCCATGACATAGGCAGCAACATCCTCAATTTGTTGTTTATTCAGACGTCCTTTGAAGGCTGGCATAGCATTTTTACCATTCATTACCTGGTTGACAATGGCATCCATCGAATACATCCCATACTTGTCTAGGGCATCCTTCTTTAAAGTTTTATTAGCCATAATCACGTTACCGCCGCCCACATGGCAAGCAGCGCAGTTAGCGCTGAAAATTTTAGCACCACTGACTGTATCAGCTGCATTGGCTGGGCGAGTCAAGGCAACTGTCAACAGAGCAATCGTCAACAGTAAAACCGATAACAGTTTCCTCAACTTGATTCTCCTCTTCTTAACAGGTCTTCTTAACAGGTACAGTCATAAAAAAAAGCCTTGCAGAACTATTCTAAGCTTCTTCAAGGCTTTTTCTATCACCAAAGAGGAGAAGAAATCTTAAACCTCAAGGGTGATTATGATTGAATTGCCAGCCTAAAGGAACGGTTCTATTAACCCTCGACTGTAATTTTACCAACCATCCCAGCGCCCCGGTGAGGTTGACAATAGAACGTATAGGTGCCTGCTGGTGTGTCAGCGGGGAAAGTCGTTTCGTAGGATTCTCCTGGAGAGTTTAGCAACTTGGTGTGAGACAGATCCTTAGCCAGCGCTTTATCTCCGTTTGGCACTCCCTTATCATCAAAAACAGCATTATGGGGAGCTAGTTTATTATTGACAAATTTTACTGTGTCACCCGGCTTGATTGTGAGTTTAGCCGGTTCAAACTTCAACATCCCGGCATCTGTGCCCATTTTAATCGTATAGGTTTCTGCTGATGCAGGAGAAGCTGACAACACAAAGCTAGAGACTACTAGCAGAATTGTGCAAATTAGTAAACCTAAGCTTCGTGGAATTGCCATTCTCAATCTCATCGTTTCCTCCCAAAATTGTCAATTAATTTTGTTTAGTAGTATTTTAGCTTTAACGCTTACATTCTGTAGAAAATTAAAACATTTCTGCTTTCTATCAATCGGAGGCATTGGCAGATGCATCCTGAATCGGCACGAAGATCAGAAATCATTTGTACCCCATCCCGGTGCTACCTGCGCGGCTCTTAGAACAAAGGCTGCTATCGTTTCTACCTCCTGTCGCGGCATCCAACTTTCCGGTACTTGACGACACCAAAAGCTTTCTTCGCTCCCGTCGTAGGTCATCGGCTGTCGAAGGAAAGCCACGATGCTGTTGATGGTGTCGCGGGGTGGAGTGGCACCAGTCAAGTCCTTCAGGGACAAAGATACGGCTGGATTTGGCAGGGTAGCGCCGCCGACATGACAATTTAGACAGTGTTGTTCAAATAACTGCTTTCCTGCCGAGAAATCTTCCACAGAGAACTGGCGAGTCTGACCTTGCCCATCTAAGTCTAGGGAAATGGGTTCGGTAACTCGCAGGTACTGCCGAACGTAAGAGGTTGCGGCTTGCGCCGGTAGACTGACCATCCAGACACCCCAGCAAATGCCTAAAATCAAAAATAAACGGCGAAGTGAGAAGAGTTGACGCAGCATTGACCATGTTATAGATTGACAAAATACAAAAATTATGAGTTATGAATTTATTCAAAATTCATAACTCATAACTCATAATTTTACTTAGCGCACGGCTTTACCGCCTCCCCACTGTTCGCCGAGGATTTTCGGCTGTAGAAGGATATGACCGCCGATCTTAAACAGGTCATCATCTGTGAGATTTCTCATCACCGTATAAATATCGGAACTCTCTGTGCTGGGGTGTACTTCAGAGATTGCCGTTTCCCCATCGTAGGTCGTGGGATGATGCATATAATCCACCAGAGCGGCAATGTTGTCGCGCGGTGGGGTTGCCCCAGCCAAATCGTCCGGACCTAGACCGACGTTGAAATCAGTCTTGGTAACGCCCCCAGCATGGCACGAAGCGCAGGCATAGTTAAATAGGCGTTTGCCTTCGGCGACTTGTTTTAGGTTTAATGTCACCTGCTGTCCTCGATCGTTTAATTTTACGGTGCGAACTTCGTCAGTTAGTTCGACTGCCATTACCTGAGTGACAAGCAATCCGAAGGTGAAAATTACAGTGGCTAAAGCCAGACTTATGTATCGCTTAAGCATGGTTCTCCTTAAGAAATTTGGTGCGAGTTTTTGATCCACAACACAGCTGGACTCAATCTTAGTAAGCCGACCCCTAAGTTGCAGGCTTCTCAACCAATCATCTGGACAAAAAGAAGCAAGCCGATTGCCAAAAAGGAAAATCGACTGTTGGGACTCAGGATAGTTGGTCGGGATTAATTTTACCCTCCGTCCGTGCCCGATCCCTGCTTTTGAGACAGAATCTTAGAAATGATGGCCTTGGCATCCTCCAGAGCCAGACGGCTCTGTTGGGTTTTATAGGCGATTCCCAATTGTTCGCACAGCTTGAAAACCTCCTCTACTGGGAGGTTATAGTCTGCTGCGATTTCGGCAATGGACAGGTCTGCAAAACCCATGATGATTGAGAGAGATTGAACCGCTCTAATATCAATATCATCCCACTCTTGCGGTCGCTTTCCCTTCCCTGTCTAGTTGCTTGGGATCAATCTAGAAACTGGACGCTCGGAGTCGATCGTTTCTGACAGGGGAACGGGGGGCGGTGCAGGGGGGAGAAATTGGTGTAGCCGAATGAGTTGGGCTAGAGTTTTCTTTAACTGAGTGCGGGGCACAATAGCATCTACAAAACCGTGCTGGAGCAAATACTCAGAAGTTTGAAAATCATCGGGGAGCTTTTCTCGCAAGGTTTGTTCGATCACGCGACGCCCTGCAAAGCCAATTGTGGCTTTTGGCTCTGCGAGAATGATGTCTCCCAACATGGCAAAAGAAGCCGTGACGCCTCCCGTTGTAGGGTGAGTAAGAACCGGAATATACAGCAGTCTGGCTTCTTGATGACGCTCCAAGGCTCCGGAGATTTTCGCCATTTGCATCAGACTTAGCATTCCCTCCTGCATCCTGGCACCGCCGGAGGCACAGACAACCACGACCGGCTTTCTTTCCCAGGTAGCTCGTTCAATCAGGCGGGTAATTTTTTCTCCAACGACAGAACCCATGCTACCGCCCATGAAGCGGAAGTCCATGACACCGAGGGCGACAGGCAAGTTTTCCAATTGCCCCATTCCTGTCTGCACGGCGTCCACCAAGCCAGTTTTGTCTTGAGTTTCTCGCAAGCGATCGCAATATTGTTTGCGATCGCGGAACTTCAACGGATCGGTGGGAAACACCTGTTCATCCAACGGCATCCAGGTATTGGCATCGATCAGCTGGCGGATGCGTTCATCGCTGAACACCCGGTTGTGATGGTTGCACTCCAGGCAAACCATATTGTTTGAGCGGAGGTCTTTGGTATAAGCAAGGACACTACATGCCTCGCACTTTGTCCACAGCCCATCCGCAATCTCACGCTCTTGCCGCTGTTCACTAATTGGCTCTGATTTTCGTCGATTTGCAAACCAATCAAATAGAGACATGAAAACGGTTAATTCCTCTTATTAAAATGATTTTCCTACGCTTTAAGCTTGCTCTTCCTGAATCGGACTCAATAATAGCAGAGCGGCCCACCGATCCTGCGATCGCACCTGTAAGGCAGTAGGACTCCCCGCACCAAAATAAGGTGCCACACCGAGGTCGAGAATCCGACTAGGAATTTGATGAGCCGCTAGCATTTGCTGCATTAATTCAGCTTCCCAGCGAGCGCAATTTGTTTTTAGGGTAATCCAAGACACTGGAATATCTTACAATACGGCAGTATTGCGGTAAATCAGGGCAGGGGGAATGCGTTAATTGAGGGGGAAAAAGAGTTGCAGGTAAGCAGACCAAATCGCCTCACCCCAAAAAGCTGCCAAAAGCGCTCCCAGTGCTAGGAAGGGACCAAACGGCATGGGGCGGTGCCGGTCAAGCCAGCCAAGCGCGATCGCTCCCCCACCGGCAAAGGCTCCCACTACACAAGCCAAAAACCCAGCCAGTAGCAAATTCTTCCAGCCCAACCAGGCTCCCATCATTGCCGCCAGTTTAGCATCTCCTCCACCCATTGCCGCTCGTCCCAAAGCGATCGCTCCCGCAAAAGCAATGATGTCAAACAACCAAATTCCGACTACACCACCCACAATGCCTGACATCAAATGATTTGCACTTTCTGCCCAACTTGCTGCTGGCAGAAAACCGGCGATCGCCTGAAACACTAAACCCAAAATTAAGCCGGTTTGAGTAAGTGGATTGGGCAATGTCATTGTGTCTAAATCGATCAGCGATAGTGTTAACAACCAGCTAAAAAAAGCCCAATATCCTAGCGTTTGCACCGAAATGCCAAACGTCAAGAAAACTAGCAAAAACAACATCCCTGTTGCCGCTTCTACCAGTGGATAGCGCCCGGAAATCTTGCTTCTACAGTGGCGACAGCGCCCCTGTAACCGCAGCCAACCGACAATTGGGACATTTTCACCTTTACCCAGTCGATGCAGACATTGCGGGCAACGAGAAGGGGGCCAAAGAATCGATAAACCTGCTGGCAATCGATAAACTACCACATTGAGAAAACTGCCAATTGAGGCACCCAATGCGAAGACAATCGCAGCAGCAGGCAACGCCATCAAATCATCCATAGCAATTAGTTATCAGTCACGGGTCATGAGTCATGGGTCATGAGTCATGGGTCATGGGTCATGACTAAGGACAATTTAGACTAATCACTAATATATTTCCGACTCAATTTGACTAAAAGGCACAAAACATTCTTGCGGCAACAGAATCGGTTTGCCTGCAAAAATCAGCTTGCCCCGATAGGTATACCGATCGATTGCCACCCCTAGAGGGCGCTGCATACGGTCTGGATGGACTTCCGAGTAAGTCCGATAGATTTGTCGAGCTGCTCTGACGATGCTGGGGTCTAGCAACACGGGGATATCTATCCTTTCCGTCCGATTTTCTAACCGTTGCTGTGAAGCGTAAACCACTCATCTACCCCTGTTATTTGAGCTAGTCTATAATCTACCCGTGCAATTCCTGCAAACTGCAATAGGTATACCAATTTTTGTTGCAGTTGAGGATGAAATTTTCTTAAGACTGTTCTAGGGCTTGGATTAATGCATTGCCCATAGGGCTTGGGTTAATGCATTGCCCATTGCACTGCACCCTAAAAGATTCATCCCCTCAGACATGATGTCACCCGTGCGATCGCCCTCATCCAGAACTTGCATCACCGCTTGCTCGATTCTGTCGGCAGCAGCAGGCTGGTCTAAGGCGTAGCGCAGCATCATCGCTGCACTCAGAACCTGCGCCAGCGGATTTGCTTTATCCTGCCCAGCGATATCGGGGGCAGAACCGTGGACGGGTTCAAAGACACCAGGACCAGATGCACCTAAACTGGCAGAAGGTAACATTCCAATACTGCCGGTAAGCATAGCGGCAGCATCAGACAGGATATCACCAAATAGATTACCTGTCACAATTGTGTCGAATTGTTTAGGCCAGCGAAGAAGTTGCATAGCAGCGGCGTCTACATAGAGGTGAGACAATTCCACATCTGGATATTCTTTCGAGAGCGCAGTTATGCGATCGCGCCACAACTGCGATACTTCCAGCACATTTGATTTATCCACCGAACATAGCTTTCCACTACGTTTTTGCGCTGTCTCAAAGGCTACTCGCCCAATCCGGTCAATCTCTGATTCCGTATAAGCCATTGTATTGACGCCGCGCTTCTCGCCTGTTTCCGTAGCAAAAACTCCTCTCGGTTCCCCAAAGTAGATACCACCAGTCAATTCGCGCACCACCATGATATCAACGCCCTCGACCACTTCCCGTTTCAAGGACGAAGCATCCACTAACTGGGGTAATATTTTGGCGGGACGCAAATTGGCGAATAAGCCAAGACCAGCCCTGAGTCCTAGTAAACCCGTTTCCGGGCGTTGATGGCGAGGGAGGTTATCCCACTTATAACCGCCAATAGCAGCGAGTAAAACAGCATCGCTATTGCGGCATGTTTCCAACGTTTGGGCGGGTAGCGGTTCTCCCGTAGCGTCAATCGCCGCACCCCCCACAAGGGCTTCTTGAAATTCAAACTGAATCTCAAATTGTTTCCCGACAAGTTTCAACACGTCTACCGCTACTGCCATAATTTCAGGGCCAATGCCATCGCCGGGAAGTAGGGTAATACGGTAGTTCTGCTGTGTCATAGGTTGTTCAAAACTCTTGCGAGTTATTAATCATACAGGGGAAATGTACCTGAAAAACGTTCAGATTCAGTTACAATCTGCCCAGCTAGAGCTAAAGCCCAGCTAGACCTAAATAGGTGCGGGAATACCAGCAATTCCTCTGATTGCTAACTTTCTGCCAAAAAAGAAGGCGGTGAGGGCAGCTAGGAGCGGGATGTCTGAGAAGTTGGTTATAACACCATTCATAATGTAATGGGCAAAGCATTCAGTCAATGCTGCTAACAAGGAGAAATTGCCGCTCGAATCCTTCGTCTCTATAAAATGTCAATACTATTTTTCAGCATTTTATCAGCTCGATATCGGATGATTTATGTGCCATTGTCGAAGTTGATTTAGGAGTCGTGTCTTTTACTAACTGGCTTTTGAAGCTCTTTGGAATTTATTAAATAGTTGTAAGTAAGAAAGTTCAAGATGAAAAAATAAAATATCTAAGGCTGATTCGCAAGCAAATTTATTAAAGATTTTTTCAATAAATGATGTAATGTATTGGAATTGTGAATGTCCAAAAAAACCAGTAAGCTTTATTAAAGAAAATTAATTAAAATGCTTGCAGAAAATTATTAAAGATTACAGGCGTGCTTTTTGAGGATTGGAAGAACAGAGCATCCGAATATTAACGAACGGCATTGACACAGAGCCAAAAGTGCGATCGCTCTTGTAAGAGCCTTCTAGGCTTAAAGGTGCTAGCTGAACCAAATAGTAAAATGTTTTATCCGGCTGAAATTATTATAAATTGGGACAAATTAAGGAATTACAAGGCTAATCGGTTCTGAAATCTTGTTTAAATTTCAGAAACGCTCGTGGCAAATGCTGTAGGTAAAGGCTACGCTAGCACTCAAGCAAGCCATCTTACAGTCAACCCTCAGCAGCTATGGCAAAAGAACTGGCAATTCAAACTTGTGGACTCACCAAGCAATTCGATCGACATATTGCAGTTAATGATATTGATTTACAGGTAAAAGCTGGTGAAGTCTATGGACTAATTGGACCGAATGGAGCCGGTAAAACAACGTTGCTGCGGATGTTGGCGGCGGCTGAAGAGCCAACAACAGGTGAAATTTATATTAATGGCGATCGCCTGCAACGCGATCACAGCAACCCTACCCTGAAGCGGCGACTCGGCTATCTACCTGATGACTTCCCCCTGTACGACGATTTGACAGTCTGGGACTACCTAGACTATTTTGGGCGTCTCTACCGCTTGCGAGAACCACACCGCAGCCAGCGCCTGCGGGAAGTTTTAGAACTGGTGCAGCTAACGGGTAAGCGCAATAGCATGATTGCCACTCTCTCGCGGGGGATGAAACAGCGCCTGAGTCTGGCGCGGACAATTATTCACGAACCGATTTTGCTGCTATTGGATGAACCCGTTTCGGGATTAGATCCCCTTGCCAGGATGCAGTTTCGGGAAATCATCAAGGTATTGCAGGAAGCCGGGATGACGATTGTCATTTCGTCACACGTCCTTAGTGACTTAGAGGAACTTTGCACCTCAGTAGGCATCATGGAACTCGGCTTTCTCGTAGAAAGTTCGCCACTCAAGGAACTTCGCCGCCGCCTCAGCCGCCAGCAAATTTTCTTGTCTACGTTGGGTAAGCTAGAGTCACTTGTATCAAAGCTGAGAAACCATCCTTTAGTCGAAGAATTGGAGGTGATGGCGGGACAAGAGCGAGTGCGCCTTTACTTTTCTGGGGGTCAGGAAGATTGTGCTAAGTTGTTGCGATCGCTTGTTGAATCTGACATCCCTCTGACCGAATTTCATTGCACTCAGGAAGACTTGGAAACCATTTTCCTGAAGCTGGGACACCAGCAAGCATCATAAGACAAGATTGAGGACTGAGGACTGAGGACTGAAGGCTTTGGACTGAGTTATTAACAATGCTTACTCTTCACTCAGCACTGAATTTAATTCTGGAGATTTTTTAGTGATGAAAATTAATTGGAGCGACCGGCTGGGAGATTGGAATCCCCAGCTGTTACGAGAAATTAAAGGGCGTCTTAAACCCCGAAATGTATTAATTG from Coleofasciculus sp. FACHB-T130 encodes:
- a CDS encoding rhomboid family intramembrane serine protease, with the translated sequence MVPLRDDNPTRLTPYVTYGLIAANILAFIYELTLAPQQLEGFFRLAAVVPRELSASFSGIPVNQPVPEWLTLVTSQFLHGGFLHLAGNMLFLWIFGNNVEDKLGHVRYLIFYLTCGILAALTQWYFSMNSGIPSLGASGAIAGVLGAYILRFPNIQVLTLIPLGIFFTTIRVPAVFFLGFWFVQQAFYGVASLNAPANIGMEQGGVAYWAHAGGFVFGAILAPLLGLFSSNSDNHPEQQTF
- the petJ gene encoding cytochrome c6 PetJ yields the protein MRKLLSVLLLTIALLTVALTRPANAADTVSGAKIFSANCAACHVGGGNVIMANKTLKKDALDKYGMYSMDAIVNQVMNGKNAMPAFKGRLNKQQIEDVAAYVMEKAAQGW
- the petE gene encoding plastocyanin; protein product: MRLRMAIPRSLGLLICTILLVVSSFVLSASPASAETYTIKMGTDAGMLKFEPAKLTIKPGDTVKFVNNKLAPHNAVFDDKGVPNGDKALAKDLSHTKLLNSPGESYETTFPADTPAGTYTFYCQPHRGAGMVGKITVEG
- the psbV2 gene encoding photosystem II cytochrome PsbV2, coding for MLRQLFSLRRLFLILGICWGVWMVSLPAQAATSYVRQYLRVTEPISLDLDGQGQTRQFSVEDFSAGKQLFEQHCLNCHVGGATLPNPAVSLSLKDLTGATPPRDTINSIVAFLRQPMTYDGSEESFWCRQVPESWMPRQEVETIAAFVLRAAQVAPGWGTNDF
- the psbV gene encoding photosystem II cytochrome c-550; protein product: MLKRYISLALATVIFTFGLLVTQVMAVELTDEVRTVKLNDRGQQVTLNLKQVAEGKRLFNYACASCHAGGVTKTDFNVGLGPDDLAGATPPRDNIAALVDYMHHPTTYDGETAISEVHPSTESSDIYTVMRNLTDDDLFKIGGHILLQPKILGEQWGGGKAVR
- a CDS encoding translation initiation factor IF-2 N-terminal domain-containing protein; this encodes MGFADLSIAEIAADYNLPVEEVFKLCEQLGIAYKTQQSRLALEDAKAIISKILSQKQGSGTDGG
- the accD gene encoding acetyl-CoA carboxylase, carboxyltransferase subunit beta; amino-acid sequence: MSLFDWFANRRKSEPISEQRQEREIADGLWTKCEACSVLAYTKDLRSNNMVCLECNHHNRVFSDERIRQLIDANTWMPLDEQVFPTDPLKFRDRKQYCDRLRETQDKTGLVDAVQTGMGQLENLPVALGVMDFRFMGGSMGSVVGEKITRLIERATWERKPVVVVCASGGARMQEGMLSLMQMAKISGALERHQEARLLYIPVLTHPTTGGVTASFAMLGDIILAEPKATIGFAGRRVIEQTLREKLPDDFQTSEYLLQHGFVDAIVPRTQLKKTLAQLIRLHQFLPPAPPPVPLSETIDSERPVSRLIPSN
- a CDS encoding A24 family peptidase gives rise to the protein MDDLMALPAAAIVFALGASIGSFLNVVVYRLPAGLSILWPPSRCPQCLHRLGKGENVPIVGWLRLQGRCRHCRSKISGRYPLVEAATGMLFLLVFLTFGISVQTLGYWAFFSWLLTLSLIDLDTMTLPNPLTQTGLILGLVFQAIAGFLPAASWAESANHLMSGIVGGVVGIWLFDIIAFAGAIALGRAAMGGGDAKLAAMMGAWLGWKNLLLAGFLACVVGAFAGGGAIALGWLDRHRPMPFGPFLALGALLAAFWGEAIWSAYLQLFFPLN
- the leuB gene encoding 3-isopropylmalate dehydrogenase, whose product is MTQQNYRITLLPGDGIGPEIMAVAVDVLKLVGKQFEIQFEFQEALVGGAAIDATGEPLPAQTLETCRNSDAVLLAAIGGYKWDNLPRHQRPETGLLGLRAGLGLFANLRPAKILPQLVDASSLKREVVEGVDIMVVRELTGGIYFGEPRGVFATETGEKRGVNTMAYTESEIDRIGRVAFETAQKRSGKLCSVDKSNVLEVSQLWRDRITALSKEYPDVELSHLYVDAAAMQLLRWPKQFDTIVTGNLFGDILSDAAAMLTGSIGMLPSASLGASGPGVFEPVHGSAPDIAGQDKANPLAQVLSAAMMLRYALDQPAAADRIEQAVMQVLDEGDRTGDIMSEGMNLLGCSAMGNALTQALWAMH
- a CDS encoding ABC transporter ATP-binding protein; this translates as MAKELAIQTCGLTKQFDRHIAVNDIDLQVKAGEVYGLIGPNGAGKTTLLRMLAAAEEPTTGEIYINGDRLQRDHSNPTLKRRLGYLPDDFPLYDDLTVWDYLDYFGRLYRLREPHRSQRLREVLELVQLTGKRNSMIATLSRGMKQRLSLARTIIHEPILLLLDEPVSGLDPLARMQFREIIKVLQEAGMTIVISSHVLSDLEELCTSVGIMELGFLVESSPLKELRRRLSRQQIFLSTLGKLESLVSKLRNHPLVEELEVMAGQERVRLYFSGGQEDCAKLLRSLVESDIPLTEFHCTQEDLETIFLKLGHQQAS